TTACGGCATCCTTGAAAGGAACTGGGAGAGGCTCCTCAGGAAGGCCGCATCAGAGAAGCTTGACATGAACAGGATAATATATGAACAGCTTTCAGGCACAGGCATAGGCCTTGAGGACATTATAGAGGCCTCAAGGATGATCAGAACAGACATATATTCCTGGAAGAAGGATGAGCTCATCAGCTTCCTCGATGAACTCCTTAAAATAGCAAAGCCGATGCTGATAGTTGCAAACAAGGCGGACCTTCCATCGGCAGCAGGGAATATAGAACGTTTAAGGGAAGCCTACCCCCATGTGGTGCCTGCATCTGCAGAGGCGGAGCTCGCCCTCAGAAGGGCTGCTGAGGCAGGTTTAATCAGGTACACGCCCGGGGAGGGGGACTTTGAGATCCTGGATGAGGGCAAACTCACTGATAAACAGCTTTCAGCCCTTGAATACATACGTGAAAATGTCCTCAGGGTCTATGGGAGTACGGGAATACAGGAGACCATTAACAGAGCGGTATTCGACCTCCTTGACATGATAGTGGTTTACCCGGTTGAGGATGAACACAAGTTCACCGATCAGAAGGGCAACGTCCTCCCTGACGCCATACTCGTACCCCGCGGATCAAAGCCAAGGGACCTTGCATACATCATACACACGGAGATAGGTGACTCCTTCATGCATGCGGTTGATGCAAGGAAGGGTATGAGGGTTGCATCTGACCATGAACTTGAGGACGGGGACATCATAAGCATAATATGCAGCAGATGATATTACATAAAATTAATACAGTGAGTGGTGGATTTCAAGTGTAAATCACTGGGCAGTGATCCTTGCCGGTGACTGGATATTCATGAATTTCATGATACTTGAGGGCCATGGCTTTGATGATGGATATCTGATCTGGGACTTCTGCCGGCGACTCCCGTGATGGTCTATGGATGTAATGGATATCTGATGCAGGAGCTTCCCAGCCTGCAGGGGTTCCTTTGGATATGATGATGGATATTCATGAACTTGATGAAGGGGAGGTATTCAGGAGACTTGGAACATTGGATTCAGGACTCACAGTAGCCGAGGCCGAGGCACGGCTTGATAAATACGGACCTAACAGAATCCAGGAGATAAAGAGGAAACCATTAATTCTCCTTTTCGCAGAAAATCTCTACAATGTACTCGCAGTTCTCCTCTGGATTGCTGGTGCACTTTCATTTCTCATAGGCAGTTATCAGCTGGGAGCGGCCATAATCTCTGTGATACTCATAAATGCCA
The sequence above is drawn from the Methanothermobacter wolfeii genome and encodes:
- a CDS encoding redox-regulated ATPase YchF; amino-acid sequence: MIQIAVTGKPNVGKSSFFNAATLSEAEVASYPFTTIDANHAVAYASCSCPCRELGVECSPRNSRCLDGRRLIPVELIDVAGLVPGAHEGRGLGNKFLDDLRQARVFLHVIDASGSTDEEGRPVEPGTHDPLEDVSFLEHEITMWLYGILERNWERLLRKAASEKLDMNRIIYEQLSGTGIGLEDIIEASRMIRTDIYSWKKDELISFLDELLKIAKPMLIVANKADLPSAAGNIERLREAYPHVVPASAEAELALRRAAEAGLIRYTPGEGDFEILDEGKLTDKQLSALEYIRENVLRVYGSTGIQETINRAVFDLLDMIVVYPVEDEHKFTDQKGNVLPDAILVPRGSKPRDLAYIIHTEIGDSFMHAVDARKGMRVASDHELEDGDIISIICSR